Proteins encoded together in one candidate division WOR-3 bacterium window:
- a CDS encoding alanine--glyoxylate aminotransferase family protein, producing the protein MIKPKYKLYTPGPVAVPADYLKALNNDLVYHREATFASLQDSVMKGLAKLFLTSQPVYVLTASGTGAMEAAVANLVNPQDRVIVTVCGKFGERWRELAIRFGGYVDELNRPYGESIPPEELERKLKSNDAARCVFTTLTETSTGALNDIKAFGEICHRLNRILIVDAVAGMGVDELQMDAWHLDVVIAGSQKGLAVPPGLSFIALSPRAWEQVEKCKNTRYYFDLRKYRQFAEKGQTPWTPAISIYYALDLALKKYHRRGVKKIWQEKATLARYVREKVVKMGLTIFPKNPANALTVIRLPDGVDGTKIVDICKTQNRILLANGQAEMRGKVVRIGHMAPMTKTEADRVLKQFYQAYKKVAGK; encoded by the coding sequence ATGATTAAACCAAAATACAAACTCTACACACCGGGACCGGTCGCGGTTCCGGCTGACTACCTCAAAGCCCTGAACAACGACCTCGTTTACCACCGCGAGGCAACTTTTGCATCCCTTCAGGATTCAGTGATGAAGGGACTGGCAAAACTTTTCCTTACCAGCCAGCCGGTCTATGTCCTCACCGCTTCGGGGACCGGTGCGATGGAAGCGGCCGTCGCCAATCTTGTCAACCCTCAGGACCGGGTTATCGTTACCGTTTGTGGTAAGTTTGGTGAGCGCTGGCGAGAACTGGCTATCAGGTTCGGGGGTTATGTTGACGAACTCAATCGCCCTTACGGTGAATCCATCCCTCCCGAAGAACTGGAGCGCAAACTGAAATCAAACGATGCTGCCCGCTGCGTTTTTACCACGCTCACCGAAACATCCACCGGTGCCCTCAACGACATCAAAGCGTTTGGCGAAATCTGCCACCGCCTAAACCGAATTCTAATTGTTGATGCCGTTGCCGGTATGGGTGTTGATGAACTGCAAATGGACGCCTGGCATCTCGATGTTGTCATTGCCGGTTCACAGAAGGGGTTGGCGGTGCCACCCGGACTGTCTTTCATCGCCCTCAGCCCCCGTGCCTGGGAACAGGTTGAGAAGTGCAAAAACACCCGTTACTACTTTGACCTGCGCAAATACCGCCAGTTTGCCGAAAAGGGGCAAACACCCTGGACCCCAGCAATCTCAATCTACTATGCCCTTGACCTCGCCCTCAAGAAATACCACCGGCGCGGTGTTAAGAAAATCTGGCAGGAAAAGGCAACCCTTGCCCGTTATGTTCGGGAAAAGGTCGTAAAGATGGGACTTACCATTTTCCCTAAGAACCCGGCAAACGCCCTCACCGTCATCCGCTTACCTGATGGCGTGGACGGCACGAAAATCGTTGACATCTGCAAGACCCAGAATCGCATCCTTCTCGCTAATGGTCAGGCAGAAATGCGCGGCAAGGTGGTGCGCATCGGCCATATGGCACCGATGACAAAAACCGAAGCCGACCGGGTACTAAAACAGTTCTATCAGGCTTACAAGAAGGTTGCGGGAAAGTAA
- a CDS encoding CDP-alcohol phosphatidyltransferase family protein has translation MKDRIEKGEPQNGNRLLTIPNLLSISRLVLLPLVLFFLFRRAAVAAVIVMLISWSTDALDGFLARRLGQVSNTGRVLDHLVDKIWIGSVLITLVFISDLPLFVAGAVILRDLLILAGSAVVMKFRGSFVSSDVVGKITGCAFALLILFYTLSSDAGNGFLSGIVPRLDHLKVFADYTVLVLIVVSFINYLVVFLRIMVKFRLPGEQD, from the coding sequence GTGAAAGACAGAATAGAAAAGGGCGAGCCCCAAAATGGAAACCGTTTGCTGACCATTCCCAACCTTCTGTCAATTTCGCGTTTGGTGCTTTTGCCACTGGTCCTTTTTTTTCTTTTTCGGCGTGCCGCGGTTGCCGCAGTGATTGTGATGCTTATCTCTTGGTCAACCGATGCCCTGGACGGTTTTCTTGCCCGGCGATTGGGACAGGTTTCTAATACCGGGCGGGTGCTTGACCATCTGGTTGACAAAATCTGGATTGGGTCGGTATTGATTACTTTGGTTTTCATCAGCGACCTGCCGCTGTTTGTTGCCGGGGCGGTCATCCTGCGTGATTTGCTGATTCTCGCGGGCAGCGCGGTGGTGATGAAGTTTCGGGGTTCTTTTGTCTCTTCTGATGTGGTGGGAAAGATTACGGGCTGTGCGTTTGCCCTGCTGATTCTTTTCTACACCTTAAGCAGCGATGCCGGAAACGGTTTCCTGAGCGGAATTGTACCCCGTCTGGACCATCTGAAGGTTTTTGCCGATTACACGGTCCTGGTTTTGATAGTGGTTTCTTTTATCAATTACCTCGTTGTTTTTTTGCGGATAATGGTCAAATTCCGGCTGCCGGGTGAACAGGATTAA